A region from the Bacillus marinisedimentorum genome encodes:
- a CDS encoding ATP-grasp domain-containing protein produces MEEKMNSKTALLGWSLQAIEAIDKMKRPYVVVGPPEFQTFADENEIEFVPWQFERLNEKSIELFEQLNEMGVKLAVPLYEETVEWAGALNARFREDPRVFNRALLMRDKGLMKRKAQMAGIKVGVFEEAHYREDIHRFLKRVNEAMLKIEGEAEDPIHVKPLNKAGTVGHRVIQTPQDIDAMTDDDFPCLMESHLDGQEFSCEVFIHKGKVYFLNITEYVHLGHSNFVPASPSLEEWRPVIKKEIEKLVASFEIEYGVIHPEWFITSDGTLHFGEVAARIPGGHIFDLIERAYGFSAYEAQILCSDPDTTEEELLEFFPKEVESAKGFAGSLMVYPQVKVVEKLAVPDELKSHPYFEKHDLFMPTTSKVAERVGFGNHYGTVFFFGEDSERMRSLLLDFEQYDFYK; encoded by the coding sequence ATGGAAGAAAAGATGAATAGTAAAACCGCACTGCTTGGATGGAGCCTGCAGGCCATCGAAGCAATAGACAAAATGAAACGTCCTTATGTCGTCGTAGGTCCGCCGGAGTTTCAGACGTTCGCTGACGAAAATGAAATCGAGTTCGTGCCGTGGCAGTTTGAGAGGCTGAACGAAAAATCGATAGAGCTGTTTGAGCAGCTCAATGAAATGGGCGTAAAGCTGGCTGTGCCGTTATACGAAGAAACAGTGGAATGGGCCGGTGCGCTTAATGCGCGATTCCGTGAAGACCCGCGGGTGTTCAACAGGGCGCTTTTGATGCGCGACAAGGGGTTGATGAAGAGAAAAGCGCAGATGGCCGGCATCAAAGTCGGTGTGTTTGAAGAAGCCCATTACCGGGAGGACATTCACCGGTTCCTGAAACGGGTGAATGAGGCCATGCTGAAAATTGAAGGCGAGGCGGAGGACCCGATCCACGTCAAGCCGCTGAATAAAGCCGGAACTGTCGGGCATCGCGTCATCCAGACGCCGCAGGATATCGATGCCATGACTGATGATGATTTCCCGTGCCTGATGGAAAGTCATCTGGACGGCCAGGAATTCTCATGTGAAGTGTTTATTCATAAAGGAAAAGTTTATTTTTTAAACATAACCGAGTATGTCCATCTCGGACATTCCAATTTCGTGCCGGCTTCTCCCTCCCTTGAAGAGTGGCGGCCGGTCATTAAAAAGGAGATCGAAAAACTCGTCGCTTCCTTTGAAATCGAATACGGCGTCATTCATCCTGAATGGTTCATCACATCTGACGGCACACTGCACTTCGGCGAAGTGGCAGCCCGGATCCCCGGCGGCCATATTTTCGACTTGATTGAGCGGGCTTACGGCTTCAGTGCATATGAGGCCCAAATCCTGTGCAGCGACCCTGATACGACTGAGGAAGAATTGCTGGAGTTTTTTCCAAAAGAAGTGGAGTCGGCAAAAGGGTTTGCTGGCAGCCTAATGGTATATCCCCAAGTCAAGGTCGTCGAAAAGCTGGCTGTTCCGGATGAGCTGAAAAGCCATCCGTATTTTGAGAAGCATGACCTGTTCATGCCGACGACTTCGAAGGTCGCGGAACGGGTCGGCTTCGGGAACCATTACGGCACGGTCTTTTTCTTTGGGGAAGACAGCGAGCGGATGCGGTCACTCCTGCTTGATTTCGAGCAATATGATTTTTACAAATAA
- a CDS encoding FixH family protein produces the protein MKKLMIALLALIMLTACGAETSLQADVKETSGYVQGEATEIVLAINDEKGPAEGLDVSGVLEMAKMDHGTIEVEFKEQSAGTYASSVELPMGGEWQADLTLENDGEQAEQLVTFEVAEAGKKAGTASADQTGAIATVNGFEITQEDLAFYELINKIQIEMYKESDEKKYEGEELEQALAYWDAQEQATTDRNTLLSQIIRLRAASLLAEEKGHTASNDEIAAELQKARQQYSASPAAMALVKEYGEEAFWNKQKSQYGMIVLTQKVQKDMIDRVKEENPESDTKEVNVLAQKKYEELLVSQMGTLDINLQP, from the coding sequence ATGAAAAAACTAATGATTGCCTTACTGGCGCTGATTATGCTTACAGCATGCGGAGCAGAAACAAGCTTGCAGGCAGACGTAAAAGAGACATCAGGTTATGTTCAGGGTGAAGCGACAGAAATCGTTTTAGCCATTAATGATGAAAAAGGACCGGCTGAAGGGCTGGATGTGAGCGGCGTTCTCGAAATGGCCAAGATGGACCACGGAACAATAGAGGTGGAATTCAAGGAGCAGTCCGCCGGAACGTATGCCAGTTCAGTCGAACTGCCGATGGGCGGCGAATGGCAGGCTGACCTGACACTGGAAAATGACGGGGAACAAGCCGAACAGCTTGTCACATTTGAAGTGGCCGAAGCAGGAAAAAAAGCTGGCACAGCCTCCGCCGATCAGACAGGTGCCATCGCAACGGTTAATGGATTTGAAATTACACAGGAAGATCTCGCTTTTTACGAATTGATCAACAAAATACAAATCGAAATGTATAAAGAGTCTGATGAGAAGAAATACGAGGGAGAAGAACTTGAGCAGGCGCTTGCCTATTGGGATGCCCAGGAGCAGGCGACAACTGACAGGAACACCCTGCTTTCACAGATCATCCGCCTGCGGGCGGCAAGCCTCCTTGCCGAGGAGAAGGGTCACACCGCATCAAATGACGAAATTGCCGCTGAACTTCAAAAAGCACGCCAGCAATACAGTGCTTCACCGGCAGCAATGGCGCTTGTAAAGGAATACGGGGAAGAAGCGTTCTGGAATAAACAGAAAAGCCAGTACGGCATGATCGTTCTCACTCAAAAAGTGCAGAAGGACATGATCGACCGTGTAAAAGAAGAAAACCCTGAATCTGATACAAAAGAAGTGAACGTCCTCGCCCAGAAAAAATATGAGGAGCTGCTTGTATCGCAGATGGGAACGCTAGATATTAATCTGCAGCCATAA
- a CDS encoding ABC transporter ATP-binding protein produces the protein MIEIHGLSQSYKKKQVLDSIDLHVGKNELCALVGRNGAGKSTLIHSILGILPIKQGDVVLNGTPLKQKGWKKSVAYLPEKFHLYPHLTGEENMRFFASLDSKNPDEAAIAEKLKQVDLEDAKDVQVKEYSKGMLQRLGLGIMLYYDTEILILDEPTSGLDPMGRQEILRILKGLEDKTILLSSHHMDEIKQICTHVAFLENGKMTKYSVGEFQEKLTAGGEY, from the coding sequence ATGATTGAAATCCACGGGCTCTCACAATCATACAAAAAGAAGCAGGTGCTCGACAGTATCGATCTTCATGTTGGAAAAAATGAACTATGCGCACTTGTCGGCCGGAACGGAGCCGGAAAATCGACGCTGATTCATTCCATTCTCGGCATTTTGCCAATCAAACAGGGGGATGTGGTGTTGAACGGCACTCCATTGAAGCAAAAGGGCTGGAAGAAAAGTGTTGCGTACTTGCCGGAAAAGTTTCATCTGTATCCCCATCTGACCGGGGAGGAAAATATGCGTTTCTTTGCATCGCTTGACTCGAAGAACCCTGATGAGGCGGCAATTGCGGAAAAACTGAAACAGGTGGACCTGGAAGATGCAAAGGATGTCCAGGTAAAGGAATACTCGAAGGGGATGCTGCAGCGCCTCGGGCTTGGCATCATGCTTTATTATGACACGGAAATTTTAATTTTGGATGAGCCGACAAGCGGCCTCGATCCGATGGGAAGGCAGGAAATCCTTCGCATTCTGAAAGGACTTGAGGATAAAACCATTTTGCTGTCATCCCACCACATGGATGAAATCAAGCAAATTTGTACGCATGTCGCCTTTTTGGAAAATGGAAAAATGACGAAATACTCCGTTGGCGAGTTCCAGGAAAAGCTGACAGCAGGGGGAGAATACTAA
- a CDS encoding cytochrome C, translated as MKQTLIIFIAAAVVGFSGGFFAFEGFGKSDSASESASTEVNDSSTSEESAGENEAPEAKEEESNQDSGAETVSASGEILDQRGCLACHSVSSLNLEGGATGPDLSDAYTSVEGKHGKPIGEFLKEPTSAVMSSVIGGQPLTDEEHAAVLEALKAASEK; from the coding sequence ATGAAGCAAACGCTCATTATTTTCATTGCAGCAGCAGTTGTCGGTTTCAGCGGAGGTTTTTTCGCATTTGAAGGATTCGGCAAGTCCGATTCAGCTTCAGAATCAGCCTCAACGGAAGTGAATGACAGCAGTACATCAGAGGAAAGCGCTGGTGAAAATGAAGCACCGGAAGCCAAAGAGGAAGAGAGCAATCAGGATTCCGGGGCAGAGACTGTTTCGGCCAGCGGTGAAATCCTTGATCAGCGCGGATGCCTGGCGTGCCACTCTGTTTCTTCATTGAATTTGGAAGGCGGAGCAACCGGTCCGGATTTATCAGACGCGTACACCTCAGTTGAAGGAAAGCACGGCAAACCGATTGGCGAATTTTTGAAAGAACCGACGTCGGCAGTCATGTCGAGTGTAATCGGCGGCCAGCCGCTGACAGATGAAGAACATGCCGCCGTTCTGGAAGCATTGAAGGCTGCATCAGAAAAATAA
- the nosZ gene encoding Sec-dependent nitrous-oxide reductase, which translates to MKKTIPAISGLLAGFLVAFIFFTDFSPQSQPQGNASEKSNAEKVYVPFGEKDEYYLFASGGHSGQMFVYGVPSMRHIRTLPVFSPDSATGWGFDKHSREMMGEYTWGDLHHPAFSETDGDYDGKYLFMTDVGNSRAAAMDLETFTTIDMMDVPNTSGPHCAMFVTENTEYMFLPTRFAVPIGSEYESLDDYSEKYRGVMSAVTFNQETEKLDIAYQVALPPWSYDLSDAGKGVSKDWAVITTYNTEEATTNLEINASQADRDYIVLFNWKELEQMVKDGKYDEVTDQKMIFPEKHKGGMYLVPVAKSPHGVDVTPDGKRFIASGKLAPTNTVYSFEKAFEAIENKDFAGEKNGIPVLNYDSVMEREVNPENALGPLHTQFDDEGMAYTTMFISSEIVKWDPNTGETLDRVPVQYSPGHAVAAEGDTVDPDGKYIIALNKIAKDSYLSVGPSHPESMQLIDLTGDKMEVIHSAPVNPEPHYAQMIKADKLDPIKVYPKEEKRENSVWNQEDAKIVRKGNEVHVYGVALRSKFIFDHGAERPDVIEVNEGDKVYIHLTNIDLDQDITHGFAINQYDLNMEMQPGQTNTVEFTADKAGTYPIYCSNFCSALHQEMTGYFLVKPKAE; encoded by the coding sequence TTGAAGAAGACAATACCGGCAATCTCCGGTTTGCTGGCAGGTTTTTTAGTCGCATTCATCTTTTTTACCGATTTCTCCCCGCAGTCACAGCCGCAAGGAAATGCCAGCGAAAAATCGAACGCGGAAAAGGTTTATGTCCCGTTTGGTGAAAAAGATGAGTATTACCTCTTTGCTTCAGGCGGCCACTCAGGCCAGATGTTCGTGTACGGTGTGCCGTCCATGCGCCATATCCGCACATTGCCAGTTTTCTCTCCGGATTCAGCAACAGGATGGGGATTTGACAAACACTCACGCGAAATGATGGGTGAATACACGTGGGGCGATTTGCACCATCCTGCATTCTCGGAAACAGACGGGGATTATGACGGCAAGTACTTGTTCATGACGGATGTCGGCAACAGCCGGGCCGCAGCAATGGACCTTGAGACATTCACAACGATCGATATGATGGACGTACCGAACACAAGCGGCCCTCACTGCGCGATGTTCGTCACAGAAAATACGGAGTACATGTTCCTGCCGACTCGTTTCGCCGTTCCGATCGGAAGCGAGTATGAGTCACTTGATGATTACAGCGAAAAATACCGCGGCGTCATGTCAGCCGTCACATTCAATCAGGAAACCGAAAAACTTGATATCGCATACCAGGTTGCACTTCCGCCTTGGTCCTATGATCTTTCCGATGCCGGTAAAGGCGTATCAAAAGATTGGGCCGTCATCACGACTTACAACACGGAAGAAGCAACGACTAACCTTGAAATCAACGCTTCCCAGGCTGACCGTGACTATATCGTCCTGTTCAACTGGAAAGAGCTTGAACAAATGGTCAAAGACGGCAAGTATGATGAAGTGACAGACCAGAAAATGATCTTCCCAGAAAAGCATAAAGGCGGCATGTACCTTGTACCTGTTGCAAAATCACCGCACGGCGTCGATGTTACACCTGACGGCAAACGGTTCATCGCATCAGGAAAGCTTGCACCGACAAACACTGTTTACTCGTTTGAAAAAGCATTCGAAGCCATTGAAAATAAAGATTTCGCTGGAGAGAAGAACGGAATCCCTGTTTTGAATTATGACTCTGTCATGGAACGCGAAGTGAATCCTGAAAATGCACTCGGACCGCTTCATACCCAGTTTGACGATGAAGGCATGGCATATACAACGATGTTCATTTCTTCTGAAATTGTGAAATGGGATCCGAATACAGGCGAAACGCTTGACCGCGTACCGGTTCAGTACTCACCTGGCCATGCGGTTGCAGCTGAAGGCGACACAGTAGACCCTGATGGTAAATACATCATTGCGTTGAACAAAATCGCGAAAGACAGTTATCTGTCAGTCGGGCCATCCCATCCGGAATCAATGCAGCTGATCGACTTGACCGGGGACAAAATGGAAGTCATCCACTCAGCACCTGTCAACCCTGAGCCGCACTATGCCCAGATGATCAAAGCGGATAAGCTGGATCCGATTAAAGTGTATCCGAAAGAAGAAAAGCGTGAGAATTCGGTCTGGAATCAGGAAGATGCAAAAATCGTCCGAAAAGGCAACGAGGTTCATGTTTACGGTGTGGCACTCAGATCGAAGTTCATCTTTGACCATGGTGCCGAACGTCCTGATGTTATCGAGGTGAACGAAGGAGATAAAGTGTATATCCATCTCACCAACATTGACCTTGACCAGGACATCACACACGGATTTGCAATCAACCAGTACGATCTAAACATGGAAATGCAGCCTGGACAGACGAACACAGTTGAATTTACAGCAGATAAAGCCGGCACGTATCCGATTTACTGCTCGAATTTCTGCTCGGCACTCCATCAGGAAATGACAGGATACTTCCTCGTCAAACCGAAGGCTGAGTAA
- a CDS encoding DUF2243 domain-containing protein yields the protein MEHENRNLLTSAILLGLGAGGAIDGILFHQLLQWHHMLDHDHVGLAIFTDGLFTILFSALLLWGGVNIFRHAQRGELGTSLRTFTSGILMGAGAFNLIEGIIDHHILQLHRVRPASENPLLYDIAFLLIGLILFLIGWALHPKEE from the coding sequence ATGGAACACGAAAATCGGAACCTTTTGACTTCAGCCATCCTTTTAGGCCTCGGCGCAGGGGGTGCGATTGACGGCATACTATTTCACCAGCTGCTGCAGTGGCACCATATGCTGGACCATGATCATGTTGGCCTGGCGATCTTCACTGACGGGCTGTTTACCATTCTGTTCTCCGCTTTGCTCTTATGGGGCGGCGTCAATATATTCCGTCACGCACAACGCGGAGAACTTGGCACCAGCCTCCGGACATTCACCTCCGGCATTCTGATGGGGGCGGGGGCATTTAACCTTATTGAGGGTATTATCGATCATCATATTTTGCAGCTGCACCGGGTGCGCCCGGCGTCAGAAAACCCGCTGCTCTATGATATCGCCTTTCTGCTCATCGGCCTGATCCTGTTTTTGATCGGCTGGGCATTGCATCCGAAGGAGGAATGA
- a CDS encoding ABC transporter permease subunit yields the protein MSMYIWKEWKEQTRSKGLWLAAGMVFLINAILMLEARSLPVEQGFTALLLSLHEMNVYLIPILGLFISSFAVIQEKELKTYMMLTTKRESKRSFLLKKSLAVHAVTLSVFIAGTLIMALPMKLFFLFDMKHFLAFLITIAAFLIIFNQIGIFLGSICTTRMQLVGANIFTWFFFLFLTDIGFMYALPAVSYDNIQIFSVFYFIDPLHALSFYLDTALGVLSIDHLSRLMDKMVFVHPAVFLAVNAVIWSALSFELAVRLNKGGERA from the coding sequence ATGAGTATGTACATCTGGAAAGAATGGAAAGAACAAACACGGAGCAAAGGGCTTTGGCTTGCGGCCGGCATGGTATTCCTCATTAATGCCATCCTCATGCTCGAAGCGCGCAGCCTGCCGGTTGAACAGGGGTTCACAGCCCTTTTGCTCTCGCTTCATGAAATGAACGTATACTTGATTCCGATTCTCGGCTTGTTCATTTCATCCTTCGCGGTCATACAGGAGAAGGAACTGAAGACATACATGATGCTGACAACGAAACGGGAATCGAAGCGGAGTTTTTTATTGAAGAAAAGTCTGGCAGTTCATGCCGTCACTCTGTCTGTTTTCATAGCCGGCACGCTTATTATGGCACTGCCGATGAAGCTGTTCTTCCTGTTTGATATGAAGCACTTTTTGGCCTTCTTGATTACGATTGCAGCCTTTTTGATCATCTTTAATCAGATCGGCATCTTTCTCGGAAGCATTTGCACAACGAGGATGCAGCTGGTCGGAGCTAATATTTTCACATGGTTCTTCTTTTTGTTCCTGACCGATATCGGTTTCATGTATGCCCTGCCGGCGGTATCGTATGACAACATCCAGATCTTTTCCGTCTTTTACTTTATCGACCCGCTCCATGCCCTGTCCTTTTACCTGGATACGGCGCTCGGCGTGCTGTCGATTGACCACTTGTCAAGATTGATGGACAAAATGGTGTTTGTGCATCCTGCCGTCTTCCTGGCAGTCAATGCTGTCATCTGGTCGGCGCTGTCCTTCGAACTTGCAGTCAGGTTGAACAAAGGAGGGGAACGGGCATGA
- the nosD gene encoding nitrous oxide reductase family maturation protein NosD has translation MKKLISAMIVLLAAFGFGTAANAEADLQQLIDETSAGEVLLLDAKEYAGNVIISRPITIKGKKGTVIRGSEAGNVLAVEADGTVLQQLQIKETGFDRNSGEEYAAIKLKSNGNTVKDITITDSFHGVYLSQSHDNKIENVRVTGMKNGEVAGQGNGIHLYYSNANKLIDNEIEGTRDGIFFDYSNDNEVVKNRISHTRYGLHYMYSNDNTFLENIFTYNIGGAAVMHSDRIELRENEFSLNQGTRSFGLLLQSSNRNIVNDNTFFQNQRGLFIDQSTNNRISDNKIFQNQIGIELWSSSRDQVFTKNRFTGNTAEVITLGGDASNKWSDNGEGNYWGNQRLFDLNQDGVGDRPIEYKSAIYQLIEENELAYLFLKSPAIGVFEKMNEIVSKQKVMVVDEHPLIHREGKGLFAWNTAGVLTGALLLFWYRRWKK, from the coding sequence ATGAAAAAACTTATCTCTGCCATGATCGTTCTGCTGGCCGCCTTCGGGTTTGGAACGGCAGCAAATGCTGAAGCTGACTTGCAGCAATTGATAGATGAAACATCGGCAGGAGAAGTACTGCTCCTTGATGCAAAAGAATATGCCGGCAATGTCATCATTTCCCGTCCGATTACAATCAAAGGGAAAAAAGGAACCGTCATCCGCGGCAGCGAAGCAGGCAATGTGCTCGCTGTTGAGGCGGATGGCACGGTGCTCCAGCAGCTTCAAATCAAAGAGACCGGCTTTGACCGCAATTCCGGTGAGGAGTATGCTGCTATCAAATTGAAGTCAAACGGCAATACGGTTAAAGATATCACGATCACGGATTCTTTTCACGGCGTCTATTTGAGCCAGTCGCATGACAACAAGATTGAGAATGTCCGGGTCACCGGCATGAAAAACGGCGAAGTCGCAGGACAGGGAAACGGCATCCATCTTTATTATTCTAACGCTAACAAACTGATAGATAACGAAATCGAAGGCACCAGGGACGGCATCTTTTTCGATTACTCCAATGACAATGAAGTGGTTAAAAACCGGATCAGCCATACCCGTTACGGCCTCCATTACATGTATTCCAACGACAATACGTTTCTTGAAAACATCTTCACATACAATATTGGCGGAGCGGCCGTGATGCACTCCGATCGAATCGAATTAAGGGAAAATGAATTTTCCTTGAATCAGGGGACCCGTTCATTCGGACTGCTCCTGCAATCAAGCAACCGGAACATCGTGAACGACAATACTTTTTTTCAAAACCAGCGCGGACTGTTCATCGATCAGTCCACGAATAATCGAATCTCAGATAATAAAATTTTTCAAAACCAGATTGGAATTGAACTGTGGTCCAGTTCAAGAGATCAGGTTTTCACGAAAAACCGCTTTACCGGCAATACTGCCGAAGTCATCACGCTCGGAGGGGATGCCTCCAACAAGTGGAGTGACAATGGGGAAGGAAATTATTGGGGAAACCAGCGCCTGTTTGATTTGAATCAAGACGGAGTCGGAGACCGCCCTATCGAATATAAATCTGCCATTTATCAATTGATTGAAGAAAACGAATTGGCCTATCTGTTTTTGAAAAGCCCGGCAATCGGCGTTTTTGAAAAAATGAACGAAATCGTCAGCAAGCAAAAAGTGATGGTCGTTGATGAGCATCCGCTTATCCACAGAGAAGGAAAAGGGTTATTTGCATGGAACACCGCCGGGGTATTGACCGGTGCGCTGTTACTTTTCTGGTATAGAAGGTGGAAAAAATGA